From a single Bryobacter aggregatus MPL3 genomic region:
- the pyrR gene encoding bifunctional pyr operon transcriptional regulator/uracil phosphoribosyltransferase PyrR translates to MSATREKAQLMSASEMDRTLVRLAHEILEKSDDLTKLAFVGIRRRGVPIAQRLARKISELEKTDVPVGILDINLYRDDLTTVGAKPVINATEINFDINGLDIVLTDDVLYTGRTVRSALDALFDHGRPARVQLLCLIDRGHRELPIDARYVGRNVPTTSNEIIEVKLNEIDGMEKILLVEKV, encoded by the coding sequence ATGAGCGCGACTCGCGAAAAAGCCCAACTCATGTCGGCCTCCGAGATGGATCGTACTTTGGTCCGCCTCGCACACGAAATTCTCGAGAAGTCCGACGATCTCACCAAACTCGCCTTTGTTGGTATCCGCCGCCGCGGCGTGCCGATTGCGCAACGTCTGGCCAGGAAGATTTCTGAGCTGGAAAAGACCGATGTGCCGGTTGGCATTCTTGATATCAATCTCTATCGTGACGATCTCACCACCGTCGGGGCAAAACCGGTGATTAACGCCACCGAAATCAATTTTGACATCAACGGTCTCGATATTGTTCTGACCGACGACGTGCTGTACACCGGCCGAACGGTGCGTTCAGCGCTCGACGCTCTGTTCGATCATGGCCGCCCGGCCCGGGTGCAGTTGCTGTGTCTGATTGACCGCGGTCACCGTGAATTGCCGATCGATGCGCGATATGTTGGGCGCAATGTGCCGACAACCTCGAATGAGATCATCGAAGTGAAACTGAATGAGATCGACGGGATGGAAAAAATTTTGCTCGTCGAAAAGGTATAA
- a CDS encoding aspartate carbamoyltransferase catalytic subunit translates to MTKGLLDIEALDRAEIESLLTRAVDFQPLQTQRDKRLDLLDGRLVVNLFFEASTRTRISFEIAAKRLGADAISISAQGSSVSKGETLLDTVSTLSAMKPDAIVMRHAASGAPHFLARHLPTIPIINAGDGQHEHPTQALLDARTILDNRASLEGLRVAIIGDILHSRVARSNIHLLSKFGVDIVLCGPAPLVPQDLKHIAPGVSITHDIKQALRDTDIIMMLRVQLERQNETNFPAGEYSRFYGLRAENLALAKPDAIVMHPGPMNRGREISTEVADSSRSVILSQVENGIAVRMAVLERVLQ, encoded by the coding sequence ATGACAAAAGGCCTCCTCGACATCGAGGCCCTGGACCGCGCGGAGATTGAGTCTCTTCTCACTCGTGCCGTAGACTTCCAACCGCTCCAAACCCAACGGGACAAACGTCTGGATTTGCTCGACGGCCGCCTTGTCGTCAATCTCTTCTTTGAAGCGTCTACCCGGACCCGCATCAGTTTTGAGATTGCAGCCAAGCGTCTGGGTGCAGATGCGATCTCCATTAGCGCGCAGGGTTCCAGTGTGTCGAAGGGCGAAACTCTTCTCGATACGGTGAGTACTTTGAGCGCGATGAAGCCGGATGCGATTGTGATGCGCCACGCGGCCTCAGGAGCGCCTCACTTCCTCGCCCGCCACCTGCCCACGATCCCGATCATCAATGCCGGCGACGGCCAGCATGAACATCCAACACAGGCATTGCTCGACGCGCGTACGATTCTTGACAACCGTGCGTCTCTCGAAGGGCTGCGTGTGGCGATCATTGGAGACATCCTGCACAGCCGGGTGGCACGATCAAATATCCACCTCTTGTCGAAGTTCGGCGTTGACATTGTCCTTTGCGGGCCTGCGCCGCTGGTGCCGCAGGATCTGAAGCACATTGCTCCTGGTGTCTCGATTACGCACGACATCAAGCAGGCGCTTCGTGATACAGACATCATCATGATGCTGCGGGTGCAGCTCGAGCGGCAGAACGAAACGAATTTTCCTGCCGGCGAGTATTCGCGATTCTACGGGTTGCGTGCCGAGAATCTGGCGCTCGCCAAGCCGGATGCGATCGTGATGCATCCGGGCCCGATGAACCGCGGGCGAGAAATTTCTACGGAAGTCGCTGACTCCTCGCGTTCCGTGATCCTGAGCCAGGTGGAGAACGGCATTGCCGTCCGCATGGCAGTCCTCGAAAGGGTATTGCAGTAA